A genome region from Dolichospermum compactum NIES-806 includes the following:
- the rplM gene encoding 50S ribosomal protein L13 has product MSSKTYLPPQASLERDWYLVDATDKRLGRLASEVAMILRGKRKAEYTPHLDTGDFVIIINAEKVAVTGKKRTQKLYRRHSGRPGGMKTETFAKLQQRLPERILEHAIKGMLPKNSLGKQLFTKLKVYAGPTHPHAAQQPKEITISTIPGEN; this is encoded by the coding sequence ATGAGTAGTAAAACCTACCTTCCCCCTCAAGCATCTCTTGAGCGTGATTGGTACTTAGTAGACGCGACAGATAAACGTCTGGGTCGTCTGGCGAGTGAAGTCGCTATGATCCTCAGAGGCAAAAGAAAAGCCGAATATACTCCCCATTTAGATACGGGGGATTTTGTCATTATTATCAATGCTGAGAAAGTGGCAGTAACAGGTAAAAAGCGCACTCAAAAGCTTTACCGTCGCCATTCTGGTCGTCCCGGTGGTATGAAAACAGAAACTTTCGCCAAGTTACAACAGCGATTACCAGAAAGAATTCTCGAACACGCTATTAAGGGTATGTTACCTAAAAATAGTTTGGGTAAACAGTTATTTACCAAACTGAAAGTGTATGCAGGTCCAACCCATCCTCATGCAGCACAACAACCCAAAGAAATCACAATTAGTACAATTCCTGGAGAAAACTAA
- the truA gene encoding tRNA pseudouridine(38-40) synthase TruA translates to MLESRQQNQTQRVALVIQYIGTHFHGWQRQKGQRTVQEEIETAIATVLGYHVTLHGAGRTDSGVHAAAQVAHFQAASLIPAHRWAKVLNGYLPPGILIRASAGVSGSWHARFSAIYRRYRYTIYTEELPNLFAQPFSWHYYYAPLDEALITSALKPLLGKHHLSAFERAGSARSHSWVEVQAVECRRSGSFIHIEIQADGFLYGMVRLLIGMVVQVGSGQRTLDDFTDIWQQERREEVKYSAPAHGLCLLRVGYPDFPFPPKIWYDTQPYLVMGHKS, encoded by the coding sequence ATGTTAGAAAGCCGCCAGCAAAATCAGACTCAGCGAGTAGCCTTAGTCATTCAGTATATAGGTACTCATTTTCACGGTTGGCAAAGACAAAAAGGACAGCGAACTGTTCAAGAAGAGATAGAAACAGCAATCGCAACTGTTCTAGGGTATCATGTGACACTCCACGGAGCAGGTCGAACTGATTCTGGAGTCCATGCTGCCGCTCAAGTAGCTCATTTTCAAGCCGCAAGTTTAATTCCTGCTCACAGGTGGGCAAAGGTGCTAAATGGGTACTTGCCCCCAGGTATATTAATTAGGGCATCAGCAGGTGTAAGTGGCAGTTGGCACGCTCGTTTTAGCGCGATTTATCGTCGATATCGCTACACTATCTACACTGAAGAGTTACCGAATTTATTCGCGCAACCTTTTAGTTGGCATTATTATTATGCCCCTTTAGATGAAGCCTTAATTACGTCTGCCTTAAAACCACTGCTGGGAAAACACCATTTATCTGCTTTTGAACGGGCTGGGTCAGCGCGATCGCATTCCTGGGTAGAAGTGCAAGCAGTAGAATGTCGTCGGAGTGGATCATTTATCCATATTGAAATTCAGGCTGATGGATTTTTATATGGCATGGTGCGGCTGTTGATAGGAATGGTAGTACAAGTAGGTTCTGGTCAGCGGACTCTAGATGACTTCACTGATATCTGGCAACAGGAACGCCGGGAAGAAGTGAAATATTCTGCACCTGCTCACGGGTTATGCTTGTTGAGAGTCGGTTATCCCGATTTTCCCTTTCCGCCAAAAATTTGGTATGACACCCAACCATACCTAGTCATGGGTCATAAATCATGA
- the rplQ gene encoding 50S ribosomal protein L17, with translation MRHRCRVKKLSKPADQRKALLRALTTELVRHGRITTTLIRAKVVRSEVDKMITLAKDGSLASRRKALGYIYDQTLVHALFEQAPTRYANRQGGYTRILHTVPRRGDHAEMAIIELV, from the coding sequence ATGCGTCATCGTTGCCGAGTCAAAAAACTTAGTAAACCAGCGGATCAACGTAAAGCTCTTCTCAGAGCCTTGACAACAGAGTTGGTACGTCATGGTCGAATTACTACAACTTTAATCAGAGCTAAAGTTGTACGCAGTGAAGTAGATAAAATGATTACCCTAGCTAAAGATGGCTCTTTAGCATCTCGTCGAAAAGCACTGGGTTATATCTACGACCAAACTTTAGTTCATGCACTATTCGAGCAAGCTCCTACTCGGTATGCTAACCGTCAAGGTGGTTATACTCGCATTTTGCATACCGTCCCCCGTCGAGGTGATCATGCTGAAATGGCGATTATTGAACTAGTTTAA